The following proteins are encoded in a genomic region of Glycine max cultivar Williams 82 chromosome 18, Glycine_max_v4.0, whole genome shotgun sequence:
- the LOC102670120 gene encoding uncharacterized protein, with protein sequence MAFRKNHPPKFSGDYDPEGARLWLAETEAIFEAMGCLEEHKVPYATFMLQGEAENWWKFVKPTLAAPGGVIPWNAFKDKFLDNYFPRDLRKRKAREFLDLKQRNMFVGEYTAKFNELLQYWPQYQDARNEEDLCAQFENGLRLEIQQAVSYMQITNFNQLVTKCRIFEDKMKERQARGFGGPQISYLFRGNNNKRMKPYSCNKGK encoded by the coding sequence atggctttccgtaaaAACCACCCGCCGAAGTTCAGTGGGGACTATGATCCagaaggtgctaggttgtggttagctgagacTGAGGCgattttcgaggcgatgggttgcctcGAGGAGCATAAGGTTCCTTATGCGACGTTCATGCTCCAAGGAGAAGCTGAGAActggtggaagttcgtgaaaCCTACATTAGCAgcacctggaggcgtgattccttggaatgccttcaaggacaaattcctAGACAATTATTTTCCacgagatctcaggaagcgAAAAGCGAGAgaatttctggatttgaagcaGAGAAACATGTTCGTTGGAGAATACACGGCCAAATTTAATGAACTTCTAcagtattggcctcaataccaagatgctcggaacGAAGAAGActtatgtgctcagtttgagaatgggcttcgaCTGGAGATTCAACAGGCAGTTAGCTACATGCAGATCACAAATTTCAATCAACTGGTGACAAAGTGTCGAATATTTGAggacaagatgaaagagaggcaAGCCAGAGGCTTTGGAGGACCACAAATAAGCTACCTTTTTAGAGGAAACAATAATAAGAGGATGAAGCCATATTCCTGCAACAAGGGGAAATAA